A region of the Phaenicophaeus curvirostris isolate KB17595 chromosome 25, BPBGC_Pcur_1.0, whole genome shotgun sequence genome:
TTGCTGCGtgatcccccagccccagctggtCGGAGCAATAAACCCAACTCATACATCTGTGTGGTGCCGTGCTGGTTATTCCTCCCTGGAGGCAGCTCAGGGGCTTGGGTGCAGAGAAAAGGCTCAGTGATGGGCAGAGGGGATTCGCAATCCCCAGATCAGACCCAGAACACGTGGACAGGTCCAAGTGTCATGTTTGAGCACAGAATTTATTCCTGCCTGCACCAGTACTCGTAGCGTGAGCTCGAGGAACTACTGCCCTGCAGCATCTGGGGCACAGGGACCCTGTTGGAAAGAGCTGGTTTAACGCTGAACTGTTTGGGGACAACAAAACTGGAGCAGCTGGGCAGCTTCTGCAACAAGTGATGAGTAAAATTCCCACTCTGCCAATGTGGAACAGCTCCAGAGTATCCAGGGAGGCTCTGCGAATGCTGCATGTGGCTTCCCATGCTGCCCCGGCTGGTCTGGGTGTCCAGTGGCAAGCATCGATCCAGAAGATAAGGGTTCAATGCAAAGCTTCAAGTAAAGCTGAACACCTCTGCCTCTGCCACTCGTGATGGAGGGTTAGACACGAGGCTCCCACCCTTCTTCTCCTCAGCCAGGGGCTTGAAATGCTGCAAAGGATGGAACATGTCAGTGCAAAGCTCTGACTCTCGTTAATCAGAGCATCGCCCCCGCTTCAGTGGGAAGAGCCTTCGGTGCTTATGCCAGACTATCACAGCACGGCACCCCATCCCATCAGAGATCTTTGCACAAAGCTGAGGCAccagggaaaaagaaacttgGAAGTGTTCTCCAAAACCCTTTGTAGCAGGTTACCAGCCCTTTGCAAACACCCAcagcaaagccaagtgcaaggtgaGAGCCGCGGTAGCGTTCCCAGCAGGACGAGCGGCTCCTGTCCGGAGCTGCCTACCTGCGAGTTCTTGAACTCCAAGTAGAGGGAGAAGAGGACGTGCAGAGGCTGGATCCGACTTTTGTACACCGGGATGTCCAGAATGGCTACAAGCGAGAGCAGATGAAGTGAGAGAACGTGGAGACCAATCCTAGTCGCTCAGGGCTCTTGGTTTATGTGAGCGCACCAGGCCCGCAGCGCTCTCGTCTCTCCGCTTACCGCAGATCAGGTCAACGTAGTCGGCCAGTGCGCAGTCCAGCTCCGCAGTCGGGAGGCCCACCTGGAACAGAGCGGGctctcagctctgctcccacaCGGCCCGGGCCCGGGAGCACCACGGTCCCAGCTGAGCAGCCGCCAGGCACTGGGCTGCTCCCCATCCTCTGGCCAGGCGGGAATGGTAAGTAGGAACAAACTGGAATGGGTTGGGCTGCAGGCAAAGGGCTCAGAAAAGACCAGGAAGCCAGCTTCTGTGGTTTCTAACACCGTGCACTGAGCTAATCCTGGTTGCTTGGACAACATACCTTTCCCAAGAGCTCCTCGAATTCTGGGGACCATTCCTGCATGAGGGTCTCAATGTCAGGCATCGGCCTGCCAGGGAAAAGATGAACTTCAGGATCACAGGCACCTGGAATGGCTTCCTGCTGCCAGCCAGCTGTGAGGAAGAGCCTCCATCCTAACGGGCTGATAGCAAGCTGTGCAGCAGGCACTTTTATTCAAAGGAATGAGCCCGAGCTCGCTAAGTCTCAGGCTCCGGGTGCCGGCTGTTAAACTCATCCAAGTTCCATAGTTTCCAGAGAGCAAAGCAGTGTCCTGTGACCACCCTGAAGACCAGCGTGGCCTCTCCCTCTCAGAGGTGCTTCTCTGGTTTCAATCCCTGCTCCCAGGCTTTGCTGCCAGCCTCCCCCAGGCAGAGCCTGTGCTGCACACGGCCgtgggaggctgggaatggctCACCTGGAGTAATGGACTGTGGCGGGGGGCTTGCAGCGGTGCAGCTCGCTGATGCTTTCAATCCAGCTCTCGATAGCTTTGGGGTTCTTCTCTGCATTCTCCACACTCCTTACCTTTATCTGCTGCTGGAAACGAAAACAGGAACCTGTCAGCGCTCTGTGGGGTCCCGGGGCTTTTCTGCAAATGCTGTGCTGGCTCCTGACAACCCGCACGTTTGCTTTTCCCAGTTGTTCCAGTACCCACTGATCGCTGCCGACGGAAAGCAGCTGGGAAACAGAACGCTCAGTAAAACCAGACGGTGACAACCAAAAGGAAATGGATGCAAAGTCTGCACTAGACCCGACTGAGGCAAGACCTGGATCCACTGCAGGTTATGTTAAGGACAAAGGGAATGTTTTCCACTCTTAAAGCCAGGTTATCAGTTGCGCTGCGATGCTGGCATCACACAGGGACAAAATGAAGAGTGAAATGCTGTGGTTTTGCCCCAGCCAGCACCTCCACCCTCTCAGGGACTCACTGTGACATTGTGCTGCTTGGAGTTCTCCGTCAGCCAGAGGGAAAGCACGGTGGGATCTGACTGCTTGGTTGATGGCTCGTCCAGGACCAGCAGGCCAAGGTTGTCCGGCTTGCCATCAGGACGGGGAACctgcagagaggcagagacCCCATGTCCTGTGGGACCTCAAGGCTGGGGAAGTCAAAACTGTTTTGTGGAGCCTCTTTGCAGATCAAACTCGGCCCCAAGATAAATGGTAGGCAAGCTCACTCCAACAGGAGCCGTTGGCACAGTGCTGGACAAGGCAGAATGCAGCCCTCGCCCCGTCCCTGCCGTTGGAGGGGGCTGAACCACAGGATACGGTTCCAGGCCTCTGGAATGTTGTCCCTGCAGTGGGGCTGGCCTGGCCCCAGTGCCCCTCTGGCACTGATGCTGCATTCCATCTCAGCAGGAGGCACAGGAGGCCGAAGCAATGAAGCAACCGTACCTTGAGGAAGGCGTCGATGTCTCCAACTGCAGGAATAAAGTCGGGGATGAAAGGCTGCAGCTTGTGCTGCATCTCTATTGCTTTAGGAGCGTACCTGGAAAAACACCACAGCGAGAATGGCTGTGAATTCCCCGTGACTGGCACGACAGAGAGACAGAATTGGGATAACCCCCTCCCAGCTCACCTCCTGGTGTACTCAAAGAGCTCCTTGAtttcagaagacacaggcagGTAGTCGAAATCTGCAAGGTCCctagggaaaggaagagaattgTGGGTAGAGATTTACACGTGGTCGGTTctgtgggagcaggagctgggatcCTGCATCGGGAGGCAATCATGAAGGGAGCTGACACATGAGGTGGACGGGCCTCTCAGAAAAAGTCCTTTTGCACACAAAAACCACTGCTGGGCCATGTTTTGCTGTGGCAGGCAGCCAAAAAACACACTTGAGTGAAGGGCAGCGGCTCACAAGTGGAAGGACTCGGGTAGGGGGCAACAGGGTTGGTGAGCGACCAGCACAGAGGCAACATTAGGACAAGAACTGAGGGTTCAGCAATGGGTTTTGAactgaaaacagcaggaaaggaGCAAGTTTATCAGGGATGTGTTTGAGATGCTCCTTTTCCAGCATTGAATGCTGGCCAGTGTGGCAAAGCAGGACACGAGGATGGGCCGAGGAGTTGCCACGGGGGGCTGGGCTTCACCCTGCAAAGGAACTTCTTCCTCCTGGGCCACCTAAGGGTGAGGATGAAGGTGCTGCCTGCCCAGATAGCTGCAGTCACACACAGGGTGCCGTGCACGCCGAAGCCATCCGTACGGCACTGGCCTGGCACCGGATCCCGGCTCTGCCAGCCACTCACCcttccagcccagccccatGTTCCTCCGAGTCCTCTGAGTCTGATTCAGAGGAATCCTCCTCCTCGGAGTCGTCGTCCTCATCATCCTCGTCCTCGATGAGGGCGGCTGCCAGCTCCTCCTAGGCGAGAGGAATGGGGCCTCACTGAGCCTCACTGGGAACCCCCACTGGATACCAACCAGATCCCACCGGGACCCCCCACCAGATCCCAACTGGATCCCAAACAGACCCCCTAGATCCCATTGGAACCCCCCACCTGATCCCAACTGGATCCCAAACAGACCCCCTAGATCCCATTGGGACCCCCCACCACATCCCCCCACCGGATCCCATCAGGATCCTCCATTGTATCTcactggggaccccccccagacccctttgTCCCCCCCACCGGGCCCTACTGGATCCCAACCGGATTccaactgggacccccccaccaGATCCCAATCAGATCCCATCAGGATCCCCCACCGGATCCCACAGGGACCCTCCCACCGGATCCCAATCAGGTTGCCCCTGGATCCCCTCGGGCTCCCCACTGAATCCCAACCAGGAACCCCACTAGATTCTCCCTGGGCCCCCCACTGGGCCCCACCAGATCCCATCAGGATCCTCCACCGGGAAGCCCCACTAGATCCCCCCATTGGATCCTCCCCAGACTCCCCACCGGATCCCAACTGGATCCGAAACAGACTCCCTAGATCCCATTGGGACCCCCCACTGGATCCCCCCACCAGATCCCAATCAGGAACCCCACTAGATCCTCCCTGGGCCCCCCACTGGGCCCCACCGGATCCCATCAGGATCCTCCACCGGGAAGCCCCACTAGATCCCCCCATTGGAtcctccccacacccccccagCGGATCCCATCAGGATCCCCCAGTGGATCCCACCGGGACACCCCACTGGACCCCCACCGGATCCCAACCGAGACTCCCCTAGATCCCatgtgccccccccccgcccccagcccgGTACCTGTGGGCGGCCGCGAGCTCCGGGCAGCCCCGAGCGGCGGGCCCCGGGCGGGCTCGGGCCCTCGTTGAGCTCCAGGCTCTCGTCGTAGGGGCGGTTCTCGAGcaggcggggctgggggggcgcCCCGGGACCGGGAGCGGGACCGGGACTAGGCCCGGCTCGGCCCCGCGCCGCCGTCGCCATGGCAACCGGTCTCCGCGCCGGCCCCCGCCtccccctcaggccccgcccctcgcgtCGCCGCGCGCGTGACGTCACTTCCGGGTGCGGACGTGGCGCCGCCATCTTGTGGGGCTGCCCGAGGGACGCGCAGCGAGCGccgggccccgcgccgccgccagCATGGTGAGAGACGGAGAGGGGGTGACCAGGGGGACCTCGGGGGGACCCCGGGAAGCGAGGGGGAGCGCGAGGGGACCGCCAGGCGGAGCGGGGGCCCGAGGCGGGGCCGCGCTGCGGGACCGCGGCCTGTGCGGGGGGCTGCGGCCTcgggggcgggggtgggggggtgaaTGGCCTCGGGGTTTGAATGGTGTTTGTGGGGTGACAGGCCCCAGGGGGAGAGCGGTTGTTGTAGGGGAGGGGTTCTGGCCCTCGGAGGGTCCACGAGCATTCGGGGGCGCGGGGTGACGAGCGCCGGAGCGAGGGGAGCGTCCGAGTTCCCCGTGAGGGGGCGGCCGGCCCTGGGAGGGTGAGACAGGGCTTGGGGGAgggtgatagaatcatagaatcaccaggttggaaaagacccaccggatcatcgagtccaaccattcccatcaaatgcTAAACCGTGATAGGGTGGGGAGGGGCGGCCAGACCGCTCTGGGGGGTGGCCCGTGCCTCGGGGGGCGGCTGCGATTTTCAGAAACAGGGGCATCAGGGCTCGGGGTGGTCCCGGGCGGATCGAGGAGGGGTGAGCAGTGGCCGGGCTGTGCTGCCAGAGCCGCGGTGCCCCCTCAGCAGAGGGGCCGGGCGCTGGTGCCAAGGGTGTTAGGGACAGCGGGGCTGTCACCAGCCTCTGGGCGGCACGCAGTGTAGTGCTGGGAGCTTTGCTCTCTCTGGGCAGCCCTGCACCTCGACACCCAACCACAGTGGCATTTGAGACCAGCAGGTTGCTCCCTAAAAGAGCAGATCCCACTGCGGTGGGGCTCCTCGGCGCCGAGCGGTTCCTGTGGTCTGTGTTCTGTCAGGGAGCATTTATCTAGAGGCAGTGTAGTTCTGACCTGTCAGCGCTCTGGGTGTGCTGTCACCGAGGGGTGAAGTTGCAGAGCCCCTGGCAGTTGGAATCATCTTGTGGGGGAATTGCTCGTTCTTCCCTCGTGATAATAGTGACCGGGGATGTAAAACATCTTAAGTGCAGAAACTGCCTCGTCCTGACAAAGTTAATTAAGGACCTGATCTGTGAGAGAGAAACGTGAGGAGGGAGCCTCGGGAGTCTGAGAGAATGGGGAGACGGAGATGTAGGCTGGCGACTGCCATGCTGCCTTTGTGCTGTGGTGTGATAACATCTCCCAAATGCCCAGGAGAGCCATCCGTGGGCCATGATTAACGCAGCTGCCGAGGGTTTATTAACTGAGCTCTGCTTTACATTGGAAGGAAAGGTCTCATTTTACAATATCCTTGTGTTTTGGTGTgcgctggggctgggctgacagAAATCGGTAACCCGGAACCTCCTTTGAGGCGGTTGGAGGTGGAGttgcagctctgtgtgtgtaggAGTGGGTTGGTTTATGTGGGAGTACTGGTAACTTTCATTCTGGGTAGCCAGACAAACCGGagcaagagaaaagcaaaggtgAATCTGCTCTTTTTAGTTCCCAGTGCTGATCACAGAATTAATCCAGTGTTTAAGGAGGGTTAGCTGATTGCACACTAAAGGTGAAGGGAAACAGCAGCAATCCTGTCTGTGAGGCTGCGCTCGCCTTGTCCGTAGGTGCTGTTGGCGGCAGCCGTCTGCACAAAGGCGGGAAAGGCCATCGTCTCCCGGCAGTTCGTGGAGATGACCCGGACCCGCATCGAGGGGCTGCTGGCGGCGTTCCCGAAGCTGATGAACACGGGGAAGCAGCACACTTTTGTGGAGACGGAGAGCGTGCGGTACGTCTACCAGCCGATGGAGAAGCTCTACATGGTGCTGATCACCACCAAGAACAGCAACATCCTGGAAGACCTGGAAACACTCCGACTCTTCTCCAGAGTGGTAAGGGTCTGTCGCTTTGCGTGTGTAGACTGAGGAAGCCTCTTGCTGGCACACTGCCTGGCAACAGGATTTTCCAGACCCTGGAAGTAATATTTGGAGTTTGGGTGGTATTTTTGAACTATGCATTAAAAAACTTCGTTTAGAGTTGAGCTGGTGAGACCAAAGGGATGCTGTTGTAAATTCAGCGTTAAATATTCTCTGTATTCTTTAAGTCACACCTGTGttacttctaaaaataacaCAGCAGCGCGGCACGTGGCTGTTAGAAGTGCAGCTACTTTACGTGCGTTTCTGAGCAGTGAGTTTGTTCCGCTGCTTTTGTGCAGCTGAAGGATCATTCAGGAGATCTGCTGGCCCTGCTGTGCATTTGGGTTCCTCTGAGCTGGTGTCACAGCAAAGCTGAGGGGTTGTATGAGTGTTTCAgtgcagaaaaacaaataatggCAAAACCTCATACTGTTTGTTAGCCGCATGAGGTTGGGAAGAGCAATGTAACGGTGTGCTGCTCCTCAGAGTGTCCAGCACAGCCATGAAGGCTGGGATTGACAGAAGTGTTTTTGTGGTATTGTCTACCTATATTCCTTTAAATTGCTTTCTCCTCTCTAGATCCCTGAGTATTGCCGAGCTCTGGAGGAGAACGAGATCTCCGAACACTGTTTTGACCTGATTTTTGCCTTTGATGAAATCGTCGCCCTGGGCTACCGTGAGAATGTCAACCTGGCACAAATCCGCACCTTCACGGAGATGGACTCGCATGAGGAAAAGGTGTTCCGAGCCGTGCGAGAGGTGAGTGGCAGTGACTGCGAGCCTGCTGCGGCTCTGTGTCTGTGAAACACTGCTGGCTTTGTGCAAAGGTTACTCCACTTTGAAGGGGATCGTAACGTTATTTAGCTTTTCAGTGAACTAAATGCCcatctcatttcctttttcttctgttcacgCACAAATGCCCTCAGCTCCTGTGCAGGACAAGACTGAGATGGCAAAGTCCTGTCAGCCTCTTGTCTCTTGCTTCAGACTCAGGAGCGCGAAGCAAAGGCTGAGATGCGCCGCAAAGCGAAGGAGTTGCAGCAGGCCAGGAGGGATGCAGAGAGACAAGGCAAAAAGGCACCTGGATTTGGTGGCTTTGGTAGCTCGGCCGTGTCCGGAGGCACAACGGCGGCAATGATCACAGAGACCATCATCGAAACGGAAAAGCCCAAAGTGGCACCAGCGCCTGCCAGGTGGGTCCCATCATTGCAAAGCCTCCTGTGGCTTCGCCATCTGTGCCTGTTGAGCTTTTAGTGTGCACATAAGGCCATCGGTTTCATGTGCCTTCTCCCCCAGAAATGCTGTGGGGGTGAAACCACGTACTTGGGATAGGCAGGCCACAGCACTTGAGGGTAACTGAGGAAGAGGGCTATGCTGCTTGAACTGACCAGGAaattcttctgccttttcttcaggCCCTCCGGTCCCAGTAAGGCTCTGAAACTCGGTGCgaaggggaaggaggtggaCAACTTTGTGGACAAACTGAAAtcagaaggagaaaacatcatGACTTCTGTAGGCAAGCGCTCTACAGAAGCAGCCAAGGTTCTTGCTCCTCCGGTTAACATGGAGAGGTGAGTATTGCCCTTGCTCTGACAGCGGGCTACTCACAGCGCTTGGCTTGTGCGTGTTGCTTTGTGAGCCAGCTTCCTTTTCCATTCTCTGAATGGGCTTTTGCCTCTCTCTCAGGTCTCCTGTGCTCCCTCAGCCTGTGAATTTTAAAAGATTGGGGGCAAAACCTTGgaaagcacagcagcacaaaagcaGATGGCTGGCTTGGTTGGGAATTGCCCTCACTAAAATGGGATGTAGGTCCATTGTTAGCTGTGGTGGGGAATCCCTCTGTTGCTGAAGAGAGCTGCTGGTTTTCCTGTACCCCAGATACAAACAGTTCCTGCCTTACTGTGGCTTAGGATAGAAGCAGTCATGGTGTATCTGGGCTTCCATCCCTCACAGAGCTGCGTGCCCCTGAGTTGACCCATCAGAGCAGCATCTGCTGTGCTGCCCTTGTCATTCCGTTTGGAGCCATCATGCTCGTGGGAGCCCCTGCTCATCACACACAGCCCAACCTTGCAGAACACTGAGCTCTCATCTGCCCTGTCACAGGACTTAAgaatcctgcttttttttctgtccctctaGCGTGCACATGAAAATAGAGGAGAAAATCTCCTTGACTTGTGGCCGCGACGGAGGGCTGCAGAACATGGAGCTGCACGGCATGATCATGCTGCACATTTCCGACGAGAAGTTTGCACGGATCCGCCTGCACGTAGAAAATGACGACAAGCGGGGAGTGCAGCTACAGGTAAAGCCCATTAGGTGTCATGTGTGGTTGAACAggcttctgctgctctccgggGCAAAGTATTGTAGGTATTTGAGTGTGTTATTGTCTTGTGGTGTTGGAAGTGGGAGTAGTCACTGCAGACATTATTGCAGCGCAAGTTCAGGGCCTGCCTTTGCTGAAAAGGGTGAAGGTCACTGGAGAAATCTATCCTGTATGCTTATCTTCCTGCCTGGGGagccttctccttccaggagcGCATGCTGTCTGATCTCCAGTGGACTTTGCTGCAGCCTGATGTGCTGCTGATGTGCTGCTTGGGGCTTATTTGTGTGACGCAAGCATTAGCCGTTGAGCAGGACCACTGGGGTTAGGTTACTGTGCCGAGGAATCCAGCTGTTACCTGGAATCCCTCTTCTCCTTGTGTCCTGTGACTACTGCCTCAGATAATTCCTGGAGCTGGAGCCCTTGCAGTCAGTGACAGCAGCTCGTAAGATTCTCAGATACAGCCTCCCAGGTTCTTCCCAGTAGCATTAAGTGCtttttcttgaaggaaaatATGTGTTATGGGTCATCAGGATTTTACGAGTTGTTAAAGTTTTCTAGGTGTTGGCCCAGAGCACGCCTTGCTGGAGTCTCCAGTGCAGCAGCAAGTGAAAATTGTGGTGTGGATCATTCCTAGCAGATCAGCGTTCTCTGAAGGGAATCCCAGAGCAAGAAGGAGATGTGCTTTGGTTGGGCTTCTGAGTGGGGATCACCACTGGTGCCGATGTTGTCAAGGGGAATACTCAGGGGTGTGCAGGGCTCTCTGGTTGGAACTCGTGTTCCCTACATATGGTTCTCCCTGTAGTCTCAGAGTTACAGCTGGGGCCTGTGTTCCCTTTCAGACTCACCCAAACGTGGACAAGAAACTCTTCACTGCGGAGTCGCAGATTGGTTTGAAGAACCCAGAGAAATCATTCCCTATTAACAGTGACGTGGGTGTGCTGAAATGGAGGTTGCAGACCACGGAAGAGTCCTTCATTCCATTGACAAGTGAGTGCGAGCCTGCCTCTGGGGTCTTGGGTGGCTGTTCATCCATGGGCTGCAGGCTCGTAGCCCCCTGCCTGGAGCCTTGTAAGGCGTGGGAGATGCcatctgtcttctgtttgcTGGTACCTATTGTTCTCGGCAGCGTGTGTTTTCTGTAGTGAAAAAACCCAGCTTTTCTTAAAGTTGGAGTTTTTTGGGGGTGGCTTTGCTTTCCAAAGTGAAGCGTGTCATCTTGTGGGAGCCTGTTCCAGGCAGAAAGCCCACGTGGTTCAGCACGCTGTTTCTGTGCCCACAGTTAACTGCTGGCCCTCAGAAAGTGGGAACAGTTGTGACGTTAACATCGAGTACGAGTTGCAAGAGGAGAGCCTAGAGCTGAATGACGTGATCATCACCATCCCCTTGCCGTAAGTAGCGTTTCTTGTCTGGCAGCGCTAACGAATGCTGGCCTGGATCCCCTCAGTTCCCTCCCCTTTCTGGTTTGTGTCAATGGGCTCAGCCAGCGTTTCCCAAGCTCCCTGTAGGTGAACTATCGTATCCACTCATTGTCGTCTCTAGATCTGGCGTCGGTGCCCCGGTGATCGGGGAGATCGATGGTGAGTACCGCCACGACAGCCGGAGAAACCTCCTCGAGTGGTGCCTGCCAATGATAGATGCCAAAAACAAGAGCGGCAGCTTGGAGTTCAGCATAGCAGGGCAGCCAAACGACTTCTTCCCCGTTCAAGTCTCATTCGTCTCCAAAAAGAACTATTGCAACATACAGGTATGGGCACTGCTGTCCTAATGACCTCTGGGCTCTTTCTGGTGTTAAGGtagaatcagggaatggtttgggttggaaaggacctcaaatcCATCcggttccacccctgccatgggcagggacacctcccactggatcaggggctccaagccccgtccaacctggccttgaacctctccagggatggggcagccacccctgctctgggcaacctgggccagggcctccccaaggCACTTAAGGTGCAGGCAGGAGGTGGCAGTTTCGGCTTCTCAGAGCTTGCAGGCAGCTCTGGTTGTGCCTTCATGCCTCAGTAATCCTTAATTCCCCTCAGCCTTCAAATCCATCCAAGCCACAGCGCTTCTCAGCATGtggctgtctgtctgtccctgctGAACTGTAGCTAGTAGCTGCTGAACTCCTCGCAGGCCGCTTTCAGCAGGCACAGCCCCCATGGAAAACCAGATTCCCTGAGCACAAAGGTTTTTCTCCCAGGACAGACGTGGTTCGGAAGCTCTGGGTCGATTCTGGTGACCATCCCGGTGTCAGAAAGCACTGGGGAGTAGCACTGGCTCATGAGTTAACTCTGTTGTTGTCTCTGCAGGTGACCAAAGTGACCCAGGTAGATGGGAACAGCCCAGTGAGGTTTTCCACTGAGACCACCTTCCTGGTGGACAAGTACGAGATCCTGTAACGCAGCCGGGGGAGCCgcagaggaagaaatttttaaatttaacaaaaaaaaaaaaaaaacataaaaagaggCCGCAGTTTATTCTGAATGTCGGGAACGCCACAGCCCCCTCTGCCCCGGCGTGGGCTCTGTGCCACCTGCAGCCTTCCCGGGTCATGGACAGTTTTGGCAGAGAAGTGACCTGCTCGGGGTGGGGAAAGGCTACCCATTTCTCTGGCAGATTTTTATCAGCGGGCGGAAAAGCAAGATCTCCACAGCGAACCTGGCTCGGACCCATCCCTTCCTCCCGCGAAGACACCCGGAGCTCAGCCCCAGTATTGTTCCCTCCTGTTCCAAGGCATCGTGTGCTGTTCCATTGTTGGTGCTGCCATTTTAATTTCTCCTCGGCCTTCAGCTTTCGGTTCCGTCAGTGAAAGGCATTAAGATAGCACGGAGCTGcctcccttctctggaccttcTGTCGGGTAGAGGTGGAGCGATCTGGCCTCTGTCTCAGAGTGGGGcgtggggtgggaagggacacGGCTTCAGCCCTTTTCTCCACACACTTCTTGCTGTCTCTCCACCTCTCTGTCTCTGAGAGAGCTCAGAGGTAGTGCAGGCCGTGGCTCCAGATGGGGGGAGGGAGAGCGTCCAGAACATCCTGTCCTGGTTATGGGCTCCCTGCCCTGGGTTTGGAGGCGGTTTAAGTGGGTTCAGACCGGCTGTGTGTCCTTCCCAGGGCCTTCTCGATGTCCTGAGAGGCTGCTGGCTTTTCCTGCCTCAGCACAAGCAGCTGTGGTGGTGGAGTTGTCCCAAACCAGcgctctttctctttttaggAAAGGGGTGGGGAGGAAATCCAAAAATGAGCAGCACGGGTGTAGCCTCTGCTCTCCTGGAGCTGT
Encoded here:
- the ARCN1 gene encoding coatomer subunit delta, whose product is MVLLAAAVCTKAGKAIVSRQFVEMTRTRIEGLLAAFPKLMNTGKQHTFVETESVRYVYQPMEKLYMVLITTKNSNILEDLETLRLFSRVIPEYCRALEENEISEHCFDLIFAFDEIVALGYRENVNLAQIRTFTEMDSHEEKVFRAVRETQEREAKAEMRRKAKELQQARRDAERQGKKAPGFGGFGSSAVSGGTTAAMITETIIETEKPKVAPAPARPSGPSKALKLGAKGKEVDNFVDKLKSEGENIMTSVGKRSTEAAKVLAPPVNMESVHMKIEEKISLTCGRDGGLQNMELHGMIMLHISDEKFARIRLHVENDDKRGVQLQTHPNVDKKLFTAESQIGLKNPEKSFPINSDVGVLKWRLQTTEESFIPLTINCWPSESGNSCDVNIEYELQEESLELNDVIITIPLPSGVGAPVIGEIDGEYRHDSRRNLLEWCLPMIDAKNKSGSLEFSIAGQPNDFFPVQVSFVSKKNYCNIQVTKVTQVDGNSPVRFSTETTFLVDKYEIL
- the IFT46 gene encoding intraflagellar transport protein 46 homolog isoform X1; protein product: MATAARGRAGPSPGPAPGPGAPPQPRLLENRPYDESLELNEGPSPPGARRSGLPGARGRPQEELAAALIEDEDDEDDDSEEEDSSESDSEDSEEHGAGLEGDLADFDYLPVSSEIKELFEYTRRYAPKAIEMQHKLQPFIPDFIPAVGDIDAFLKVPRPDGKPDNLGLLVLDEPSTKQSDPTVLSLWLTENSKQHNVTQQIKVRSVENAEKNPKAIESWIESISELHRCKPPATVHYSRPMPDIETLMQEWSPEFEELLGKVGLPTAELDCALADYVDLICAILDIPVYKSRIQPLHVLFSLYLEFKNSQHFKPLAEEKKGGSLVSNPPSRVAEAEVFSFT
- the IFT46 gene encoding intraflagellar transport protein 46 homolog isoform X2, with amino-acid sequence MATAARGRAGPSPGPAPGPGAPPQPRLLENRPYDESLELNEGPSPPGARRSGLPGARGRPQEELAAALIEDEDDEDDDSEEEDSSESDSEDSEEHGAGLEGDLADFDYLPVSSEIKELFEYTRRYAPKAIEMQHKLQPFIPDFIPAVGDIDAFLKVPRPDGKPDNLGLLVLDEPSTKQSDPTVLSLWLTENSKQHNVTQIKVRSVENAEKNPKAIESWIESISELHRCKPPATVHYSRPMPDIETLMQEWSPEFEELLGKVGLPTAELDCALADYVDLICAILDIPVYKSRIQPLHVLFSLYLEFKNSQHFKPLAEEKKGGSLVSNPPSRVAEAEVFSFT